Proteins from a single region of Salinibacter grassmerensis:
- a CDS encoding ABC transporter permease, with protein sequence MQVETHHTDDTLVLAPMGDWTLDRSLPDVQAVMVNAAPSSPVTTVAFDTSGVGDWDSSLVAFLFEAAEYGRAHDLDVRTDTLPTALERLVSLSQAVPEEDTTPEAEDSSLLARLGHRGLDLYDEAHALVTFLGRAVRSVGAVLTGRGRMRWRTFGVALQESTASALPIVTVISLLVGLIIAFLGAVVLQRFGADYFVSYLVSYGMLRELGALMTAIIMTGRTGAAFAAELGSMQVNEEIDALETFGISPIDFLVTPRILAVVLALPMLTLYADALGIVGGMGVAVTMLDLSTTQFLTGLLEPVVLSDALVGLFKAVVYGGIIGLAGCMRGLQTGDDASAVGQATTSAVVTGILLIVFANAVIDWAAAVLQI encoded by the coding sequence ATGCAGGTCGAGACGCACCATACCGACGACACGCTGGTCCTCGCGCCCATGGGCGACTGGACCCTCGACCGGTCCCTGCCCGACGTGCAGGCCGTCATGGTGAACGCGGCCCCGTCGAGTCCGGTGACGACGGTCGCGTTCGACACCTCCGGGGTGGGCGACTGGGACAGCAGCCTCGTTGCCTTTCTCTTCGAGGCCGCCGAGTACGGCCGGGCCCACGACCTGGACGTCCGGACCGACACGCTCCCCACCGCCCTTGAACGGCTCGTTTCCCTCTCGCAGGCCGTGCCGGAGGAGGACACGACGCCGGAGGCGGAGGACTCGTCTCTGCTCGCTCGCCTCGGCCACCGGGGGCTGGACCTGTACGACGAGGCGCACGCGCTCGTCACCTTCCTTGGACGGGCCGTCCGCAGTGTGGGCGCCGTCCTCACGGGGCGTGGGCGGATGCGCTGGCGCACGTTCGGCGTGGCCCTGCAGGAGAGCACAGCGTCGGCCCTGCCCATCGTCACGGTCATCAGCCTCCTCGTGGGCCTTATCATCGCGTTTCTGGGGGCCGTGGTGCTCCAGCGGTTCGGGGCGGACTACTTCGTCTCCTACCTCGTCAGCTACGGCATGCTGCGGGAGTTGGGCGCCCTCATGACCGCCATCATCATGACGGGGCGCACTGGGGCCGCGTTCGCCGCCGAGCTCGGGAGCATGCAGGTGAACGAGGAGATCGACGCGCTGGAAACGTTCGGCATTTCGCCGATCGACTTTCTGGTGACCCCCCGCATCCTAGCGGTGGTGCTGGCCCTGCCGATGCTCACCCTCTACGCCGACGCGCTGGGCATCGTCGGTGGCATGGGCGTGGCCGTCACCATGCTGGACCTCAGCACCACGCAGTTCCTTACGGGCCTCTTGGAGCCGGTCGTGCTGTCCGACGCCCTCGTGGGCCTCTTCAAGGCCGTCGTGTACGGCGGCATCATTGGCCTCGCCGGGTGCATGCGGGGGCTACAGACCGGCGACGACGCCTCGGCGGTGGGACAGGCCACGACGTCCGCCGTCGTCACCGGCATCCTCCTCATCGTCTTCGCCAACGCCGTCATCGACTGGGCCGCCGCCGTTCTCCAGATCTGA
- a CDS encoding Gfo/Idh/MocA family protein has protein sequence MTIRWGILGTGTIARLVADDLGLLPNAELAAVGSRAQARADTFGDTFDVPHRHGSYEALVADPDLDVIHVATPHSAHLKHATMALEAGHAVLCEKPLALNATQAEQLIDTARRHDQFLMEAMWTRFLPVMDDVHRLVHEERALGDVRLLRADIGVTQPFDPDHRLFDPALGGGALLDLGVYPVAFAFDLFGAPDAVTSSAVLAESGVDEQCAAVFRYDDGPQAIWQASLRADAGRTCMLAGPEGRLQGTRAWWKGAPFELTRSDGSTTSWARPYEGNGYQFEAAHVMTCLREGRTESPVMPLGESHALLQTMDALRAEWGVAYPQEA, from the coding sequence ATGACCATCCGCTGGGGCATCCTGGGCACCGGAACCATCGCCCGTCTCGTTGCCGACGACCTCGGCCTTCTTCCCAACGCGGAGCTGGCCGCCGTGGGCTCTCGGGCGCAGGCCCGGGCCGACACGTTCGGAGACACATTCGACGTCCCGCATCGGCACGGATCCTACGAGGCCCTCGTGGCCGACCCGGACCTCGATGTGATTCACGTAGCCACCCCGCACTCCGCCCACCTCAAGCACGCCACCATGGCGCTAGAGGCCGGGCACGCCGTGCTCTGCGAAAAGCCGCTCGCCCTAAACGCCACGCAGGCCGAGCAGCTGATCGATACCGCCCGGCGGCACGACCAGTTTTTGATGGAGGCGATGTGGACCCGCTTCCTCCCTGTCATGGACGACGTCCACCGCCTCGTCCACGAAGAGCGTGCCCTTGGCGACGTGCGCCTGCTCCGGGCCGACATCGGCGTGACGCAGCCCTTCGACCCCGACCACCGTCTCTTCGACCCCGCCCTCGGCGGCGGGGCGCTCCTGGACCTTGGTGTGTACCCCGTCGCGTTTGCCTTCGATCTGTTCGGTGCGCCGGACGCCGTCACCTCCTCGGCCGTTCTCGCCGAAAGCGGCGTCGATGAGCAATGCGCCGCCGTCTTCCGCTACGACGACGGGCCGCAGGCGATATGGCAGGCTTCACTGAGGGCCGACGCCGGGCGGACTTGCATGCTTGCCGGCCCGGAGGGGCGCCTTCAGGGCACGCGGGCGTGGTGGAAGGGAGCACCGTTTGAGCTGACCCGGAGCGACGGCTCCACGACCTCCTGGGCCCGCCCGTACGAGGGAAACGGCTACCAGTTTGAGGCCGCCCACGTCATGACCTGCCTCCGCGAGGGGCGAACGGAGAGCCCCGTGATGCCCCTCGGCGAAAGCCACGCCCTCCTCCAGACGATGGATGCCCTCCGCGCGGAGTGGGGCGTCGCGTATCCCCAGGAGGCGTAA
- a CDS encoding OmpA family protein — translation MLSVRHSAPLVLLITALLLGGCSSLSNTQKGAIIGTGAGAAGGAAVGKAAGGTAEGAIIGAAVGGAAGAIIGNRMDTKAEELDEELDNADVERVGEGIKVTFDSGILFDFDSSTLRDEARQNLTEFAESMEEFEETRILVVGHTDAKGSEGYNQKLSDRRAESATSHLVDRGVDPSRLTSVGRGETEPVASNDTEAGRQQNRRVEVAIYANEEYRERAQQQAEGSGGR, via the coding sequence ATGTTGTCTGTTCGTCACTCCGCACCACTGGTTCTCCTCATCACGGCCCTCCTGCTGGGCGGATGCTCGTCACTGAGCAATACACAGAAAGGGGCCATCATCGGGACAGGCGCCGGGGCAGCCGGCGGGGCGGCCGTGGGCAAGGCCGCCGGGGGCACCGCTGAGGGGGCGATCATTGGCGCGGCCGTGGGCGGCGCGGCCGGGGCCATCATCGGCAACCGCATGGACACCAAGGCCGAGGAACTCGACGAGGAACTCGACAACGCCGACGTGGAGCGGGTCGGCGAGGGCATCAAGGTGACCTTCGACAGCGGCATTCTGTTTGACTTCGACTCCTCCACCCTCCGTGACGAGGCCCGTCAAAACCTTACAGAGTTCGCGGAAAGCATGGAAGAGTTTGAGGAGACTCGGATTCTCGTCGTGGGCCACACGGACGCGAAAGGCTCCGAAGGATACAACCAGAAGCTATCGGACCGGCGCGCAGAGTCGGCCACGAGCCATCTGGTGGACCGCGGCGTCGATCCGAGCCGCCTGACGTCCGTGGGGCGGGGCGAGACCGAGCCCGTCGCTTCCAACGACACGGAGGCAGGCCGTCAGCAAAACCGGCGCGTCGAGGTTGCCATCTACGCCAACGAGGAGTACCGAGAGCGCGCGCAGCAACAGGCGGAAGGCAGCGGCGGCCGGTAA
- a CDS encoding S41 family peptidase — MVYQPIERWQNHWRGYRGGQTHPLWIIDLEDYGTTNIPFEGGIDTRPLWVGDTIYFVSDRTDRVRNVHAYDVEGDTVRALTAHTDFDVKTMGATESTVVYEQGGRLHRLDPDTGASTPLDITVQGDYPWTQTQWKAVGGDIMTANLSPTGVRAVFGARGEIFTVPAEEGGWLNLSGTPAQADRFPAWSPDGGQVAWFSDRSGEYQLMIGPQDGQEAPRAIDLPPSFYYRPQWSPDGSHLLFTDADRNLWVLEVESEELTKVDYDLYAHPQRSLNPEWSPDGDWIAYAKRMHNQFRTIHAYSLEDDESIALTNGMADAVHPAWDKSGDYLYFAASTDYGLNTGWLDMSSYEREAERGLYLAVLDDDTPSPLLPESDEEPVDSSDDGEASEAGGDEEVDVQIDTAGLDQRILSLDVPVSTYSGLHAATEGTLFFGETGDDSPGLQIHQYQLDADEAQPYLGGVTQFAVSHDGQKALYQARGQWGIVGTAGNPSVGDGSIDVSGLEMTVDPTAEWAQLFNEAWRLYRDYLYVDNYHGLDWNEVRGLYEPWLEDVHHRSDLNYLIANMIGELSLGHTYVGGGDMPEIDGPGTGLLGADLEADQGRYRIARIYDGESWNPTLRAPLRAPGLDVEKGDYLIAVNGTDLTADMNPYRLFEGQVGRQVTLLVNDEPAREGAREATVVPVGNEGGLRTQAWVEENRRRVEEASDGRLGYVWVPSTSQAGYENFNRYYFSQQDRDGIVIDERFNGGGSAADYMIDVMARDLHGFFNNPIGDRDAFTTPGAGIWGPKVMVTNEAAGSGGDLLPYMFKREDLGPTVGRTTWGGLVGIWDTPPLIDGGYLTVPRGGFYDRNGEWAVENEGVTPDIQVVQQPRAVINGADPQLDRAVEAALDRLPAGEPVRPEPAPPTPAPRGQR; from the coding sequence ATGGTCTACCAGCCCATCGAGCGGTGGCAAAACCACTGGCGCGGCTACCGGGGCGGCCAGACGCATCCGCTTTGGATCATCGACCTCGAGGACTACGGCACGACGAACATTCCCTTCGAGGGCGGCATCGACACGCGGCCCCTCTGGGTCGGAGACACCATCTACTTCGTCTCGGACCGCACGGACAGGGTCCGCAACGTCCACGCCTACGACGTGGAGGGGGACACGGTGCGGGCACTCACCGCCCACACCGACTTCGATGTAAAGACGATGGGCGCTACCGAGAGCACGGTCGTCTACGAGCAGGGTGGGCGTCTCCACCGGCTCGACCCCGATACGGGAGCGTCGACGCCGCTCGACATCACGGTCCAGGGCGACTATCCGTGGACGCAGACGCAGTGGAAAGCGGTGGGCGGCGACATCATGACCGCCAATCTATCCCCCACCGGCGTGCGGGCTGTGTTTGGGGCCCGGGGCGAGATCTTTACGGTGCCCGCGGAGGAGGGAGGCTGGCTCAACCTGTCGGGGACGCCGGCCCAGGCGGACCGCTTTCCCGCCTGGTCGCCGGACGGGGGACAGGTGGCCTGGTTCTCGGACCGGAGCGGTGAGTATCAACTCATGATCGGCCCTCAGGACGGGCAGGAGGCCCCGCGGGCGATCGACCTTCCGCCGTCGTTCTACTACCGCCCGCAGTGGTCACCGGACGGGTCGCACCTGCTCTTTACGGACGCCGACCGCAATCTTTGGGTGCTGGAGGTGGAGAGCGAGGAGCTGACGAAGGTCGACTACGACCTCTACGCCCATCCGCAGCGCTCGCTGAATCCGGAGTGGTCGCCCGACGGCGACTGGATCGCCTACGCGAAGCGCATGCACAACCAGTTCCGCACCATCCACGCCTACTCGTTGGAGGACGATGAGAGCATCGCCCTCACCAACGGCATGGCCGACGCGGTGCATCCGGCCTGGGACAAGAGCGGGGATTACCTCTACTTCGCGGCCAGCACCGACTACGGCCTCAACACCGGCTGGCTCGACATGAGCTCGTACGAGCGGGAGGCGGAGCGCGGCCTGTACCTCGCGGTGCTCGACGACGACACGCCGTCGCCCCTTCTCCCGGAGAGCGACGAGGAGCCCGTTGACAGCAGCGACGACGGCGAGGCCTCGGAAGCGGGCGGCGATGAGGAGGTGGACGTACAGATTGATACGGCCGGACTCGACCAGCGTATCCTGTCCCTCGACGTACCGGTGAGCACGTACAGTGGCCTCCACGCTGCCACGGAGGGCACCTTGTTCTTTGGCGAAACGGGGGACGACTCACCGGGCCTACAGATTCATCAGTACCAACTCGACGCGGACGAGGCGCAGCCGTACCTGGGCGGCGTTACGCAGTTTGCCGTGTCCCACGACGGGCAGAAGGCCCTGTACCAGGCCCGCGGGCAGTGGGGCATCGTCGGGACGGCCGGCAATCCGTCCGTCGGAGACGGCTCGATCGACGTATCCGGGCTGGAGATGACGGTCGACCCGACGGCCGAGTGGGCGCAGCTCTTCAATGAAGCCTGGCGCCTCTACCGCGACTACCTCTACGTGGATAACTACCACGGGCTCGACTGGAACGAGGTGCGGGGCCTGTATGAGCCCTGGCTGGAGGACGTCCACCACCGGTCCGACCTCAACTACCTGATTGCCAACATGATCGGGGAGCTGTCGCTCGGCCACACCTACGTGGGCGGCGGCGACATGCCCGAGATTGACGGGCCGGGCACGGGGCTTCTGGGCGCCGATCTGGAGGCGGACCAGGGACGCTACCGCATCGCCCGCATCTACGACGGCGAAAGCTGGAATCCGACCCTCCGCGCCCCGCTTCGCGCGCCGGGCCTCGACGTGGAGAAGGGCGACTACCTGATTGCCGTGAACGGCACCGACCTGACGGCCGACATGAATCCGTATCGCCTCTTCGAAGGGCAGGTGGGCCGGCAGGTGACGCTCCTCGTGAACGATGAGCCGGCCCGCGAGGGGGCCCGCGAGGCGACCGTGGTGCCGGTGGGCAACGAGGGGGGACTCCGCACGCAGGCGTGGGTGGAGGAGAACCGCCGCCGCGTGGAGGAGGCGTCCGACGGGAGGCTGGGGTACGTGTGGGTGCCCAGTACCTCTCAGGCCGGCTACGAGAACTTCAACCGCTACTACTTTTCGCAGCAGGACCGCGACGGCATCGTCATCGACGAGCGGTTCAACGGCGGCGGCTCGGCGGCCGACTACATGATCGACGTGATGGCGCGCGACCTGCACGGCTTCTTTAACAACCCCATCGGCGACCGGGACGCGTTCACCACGCCCGGCGCCGGCATCTGGGGCCCCAAGGTCATGGTGACGAACGAGGCGGCCGGCTCCGGGGGCGACCTCCTGCCCTACATGTTCAAGCGAGAGGACCTGGGTCCCACCGTGGGACGCACCACGTGGGGCGGCCTCGTGGGCATCTGGGACACGCCGCCGCTCATCGACGGCGGCTATCTCACTGTACCCCGCGGCGGTTTTTACGACCGGAACGGCGAGTGGGCCGTGGAAAATGAGGGCGTGACGCCCGACATCCAGGTCGTCCAGCAGCCCCGCGCGGTCATCAACGGGGCCGATCCGCAACTCGACCGGGCCGTGGAGGCCGCCCTGGATCGCCTGCCCGCCGGAGAGCCGGTTCGGCCCGAGCCAGCCCCGCCCACACCGGCTCCGCGTGGGCAGCGGTAG
- a CDS encoding ATP-binding cassette domain-containing protein, whose protein sequence is MKDLTFEVESGEVFAIMGGSGSGKSTLIKHLFGQMRPSAGTIRIGGRDLWDMSGDERAAMLREVGILYQADALWSTMTLAENVALPLEEHTTLTAPDIDRIVSLKLALVGLRGFEDFRPHEISGGMRKRAALARAIALDPDLLFFDEPTSGLDPISARRLDDLILQLRDSLDTTVVVVSHDLESIFTIADRALYLDIETKTMTALGPPEALRSNPPNERVYQFLTRSLNNE, encoded by the coding sequence ATGAAGGACCTCACGTTCGAGGTGGAGTCGGGCGAGGTTTTTGCCATCATGGGCGGGAGCGGGTCGGGCAAAAGCACCCTGATCAAGCACCTGTTCGGCCAGATGCGCCCGTCGGCGGGCACGATTCGGATTGGGGGGCGTGACCTGTGGGACATGAGCGGGGACGAACGCGCGGCGATGCTCCGCGAGGTGGGCATTCTCTACCAGGCAGACGCGCTCTGGAGCACCATGACGCTCGCCGAGAACGTGGCGCTCCCTCTCGAGGAGCACACGACCCTCACGGCCCCGGACATCGACCGGATCGTGTCGCTCAAGCTCGCCCTCGTGGGCCTGCGGGGCTTCGAAGACTTCCGTCCCCACGAAATCAGCGGGGGCATGCGGAAGCGGGCCGCCCTCGCCCGGGCCATCGCCCTCGATCCCGACCTGTTGTTCTTCGACGAGCCGACCTCCGGCCTCGACCCGATCAGTGCTCGGCGCCTCGACGACCTCATCCTGCAGCTCCGCGACAGCCTCGACACGACCGTCGTGGTGGTGAGCCACGACCTCGAGAGCATTTTTACCATCGCCGACCGCGCGCTCTACCTCGACATCGAAACCAAGACCATGACGGCCCTGGGGCCTCCTGAGGCCCTGCGAAGCAACCCACCCAACGAGCGCGTGTACCAGTTCTTGACTCGGTCCCTCAACAACGAATAG
- a CDS encoding PAS domain S-box protein: protein MHIPPPALALLRPLGGDLSPATETTVQLHRLLCLLSTVLVLALGALYDATSLSGSINPAGARLGVAGLFVGLFGASYASAWVRRRFPQCLRGVLYVFLVWFAVVAGLNGFAGDYDMGFLLVYAILPGMVAIGSRGIGPVLWFLGLGMLLGAVSAGLGPASMTKTGAVLASLTAVALVEGIAIQTHLSTQNQLRGFAHSIPGVAFQGYTRPEDSHGTYFVSDHAESLLGLPADPDVFHDRFIEQIPSSHREGFRASLAEAAATRTPWQQEVPFDTPSGERLWLLCAATPAGQGGGGTFNGVILDITEQKRAERALRDERDRFETLFESLPTPVVRCTIEEDGAHIADTNGAFEKVFGIDAAAAEGQKAADLLLSGEDVAEADTLNGIQTDRSTLGAKSLRTEVHRTVEEGPRDFQLQAAGRAPADGPPELYAIYTDITEEKEYERELEKLTTRLQLALEATDMGFWEWNLDADTIFWDEACEQLFGYEPGTFPGTYEAFTDQVHPADLEAVEQHVQQALETDERYQADFRVPQRDGTERWIQSRGTVEYGADGAPQRMRGIHTDITDRKRREQDLRRKERRYQAIFGDPNILAGLLNPDGTFLAVNDTAMGYIEASRDEVLGELFWETPWWAEDMQRTIRQKIERAADGEYAQFEAEHTHPDDDMRMVTGNIRPVTDRSGRVVSLVVSARDVTERKKRAEELRAAKEEAEDANQMKSAFLANMSHEIRTPLTSIIGFAEAIGNEVDADAEGPVPHFAGLIEKSGRHLLDTLNAVLNLSKLEAGEMALRPEAFDLADQVEEMVSQLHPQAEEASVNLHADTSAAPVRADEGGTQVALRNLVSNAIKYTPEGGHVKVRARTSDDAAVLEVEDTGIGMNPDQVPTLFEPFRQASEGTSREYEGTGLGLSVTKRIVDQMNGDIAVDTAVGEGTCFTIRLPNLGAPPAPREADVAN, encoded by the coding sequence ATGCACATTCCGCCCCCAGCCCTCGCGCTGCTTCGCCCTCTCGGCGGAGATCTATCCCCGGCGACCGAGACCACCGTTCAGCTCCATCGGCTGCTCTGCCTGCTGAGCACGGTCCTCGTGCTTGCACTCGGGGCGCTCTACGACGCCACCAGCCTTTCTGGGTCCATCAACCCGGCGGGAGCACGGCTCGGGGTGGCTGGACTATTCGTCGGTCTCTTCGGGGCCTCCTACGCGTCCGCCTGGGTTCGTCGTCGCTTTCCACAGTGCCTGCGGGGCGTATTGTACGTCTTCCTGGTCTGGTTCGCCGTCGTCGCCGGCCTGAACGGGTTTGCCGGGGACTACGACATGGGATTTTTACTGGTATACGCAATTCTTCCGGGCATGGTGGCGATCGGCAGCCGGGGAATAGGCCCTGTCCTCTGGTTTTTGGGACTCGGGATGCTATTGGGCGCCGTCAGTGCCGGACTCGGCCCCGCGTCGATGACCAAGACGGGCGCCGTGCTGGCGAGCCTCACCGCGGTGGCACTCGTGGAAGGCATCGCCATCCAGACCCACCTGTCCACCCAGAACCAGCTCCGCGGCTTTGCCCACAGCATTCCGGGCGTGGCTTTTCAGGGCTACACCCGTCCGGAGGATTCCCACGGGACCTACTTCGTCAGCGATCACGCTGAGTCTCTTCTGGGCCTCCCGGCCGACCCCGATGTCTTCCACGACCGCTTCATCGAGCAGATTCCTTCGTCTCACCGCGAGGGGTTTCGGGCCTCTCTCGCCGAAGCAGCCGCAACAAGAACCCCCTGGCAGCAGGAAGTGCCCTTCGATACGCCTTCGGGCGAGCGCCTCTGGCTCCTCTGTGCGGCGACCCCGGCGGGGCAGGGCGGAGGGGGGACGTTCAACGGCGTCATCCTAGACATCACCGAGCAAAAACGGGCTGAACGGGCCCTCCGGGACGAGCGTGACCGGTTCGAGACCCTTTTTGAGAGCCTTCCCACACCGGTGGTGCGCTGTACCATCGAGGAGGACGGCGCGCACATTGCCGACACGAACGGGGCCTTCGAGAAGGTCTTCGGGATCGACGCCGCCGCGGCGGAGGGACAGAAAGCCGCCGACCTGCTTCTCTCCGGCGAGGATGTGGCGGAGGCCGACACCCTGAACGGAATCCAGACCGACCGCTCCACCCTCGGGGCCAAGTCCCTGCGAACCGAAGTGCACCGGACGGTTGAGGAGGGGCCTCGCGACTTTCAATTGCAGGCCGCCGGGCGGGCCCCTGCGGATGGCCCACCGGAGCTCTACGCCATCTACACGGATATCACCGAGGAGAAGGAGTACGAGCGCGAACTCGAAAAGCTGACGACCCGCCTACAGCTCGCCCTAGAGGCCACCGACATGGGCTTTTGGGAATGGAACCTCGACGCCGACACCATCTTCTGGGACGAGGCCTGCGAGCAGCTCTTCGGCTACGAGCCGGGCACATTTCCCGGAACCTACGAGGCCTTCACCGACCAGGTACATCCGGCCGACCTGGAGGCAGTCGAGCAGCACGTACAACAGGCCCTCGAGACAGACGAACGCTACCAGGCGGACTTCCGGGTCCCGCAACGAGACGGCACCGAGCGCTGGATCCAGAGCCGCGGGACGGTGGAGTACGGCGCGGACGGAGCGCCGCAGCGAATGCGGGGCATTCACACCGACATCACCGACCGCAAGAGACGGGAGCAGGACCTCCGCCGCAAGGAGCGTCGGTACCAGGCCATCTTCGGGGACCCCAACATTCTGGCGGGCTTGCTCAACCCCGACGGGACCTTCCTCGCGGTCAATGACACCGCCATGGGGTACATTGAGGCGTCCCGGGACGAGGTGCTCGGGGAGCTATTCTGGGAAACACCGTGGTGGGCCGAGGACATGCAGCGCACCATCCGCCAAAAGATTGAGCGGGCCGCCGATGGGGAGTATGCCCAGTTCGAGGCCGAGCATACACATCCGGACGATGACATGCGGATGGTCACGGGCAACATTCGCCCCGTGACGGACCGGTCCGGTCGTGTCGTCTCACTGGTCGTCTCTGCCCGAGACGTTACTGAGCGGAAGAAGCGCGCGGAGGAATTGCGCGCGGCAAAAGAAGAAGCGGAGGATGCCAATCAAATGAAGTCCGCGTTCCTGGCCAACATGAGCCACGAGATTCGCACGCCCCTGACCTCCATCATTGGATTCGCCGAGGCGATCGGCAATGAGGTGGACGCGGACGCCGAGGGGCCCGTCCCCCACTTTGCGGGGCTCATCGAGAAAAGCGGACGGCACCTGCTTGACACCCTCAACGCAGTCCTGAACCTGTCGAAGCTGGAGGCCGGAGAAATGGCCCTTCGGCCAGAAGCCTTCGACCTGGCCGACCAGGTTGAGGAAATGGTCTCTCAGCTCCACCCCCAGGCCGAAGAGGCGTCCGTCAATCTTCACGCCGACACGAGCGCGGCCCCGGTTCGGGCCGACGAGGGCGGCACACAGGTCGCGCTGCGCAACCTGGTGTCGAACGCGATCAAGTACACCCCCGAGGGAGGACACGTGAAGGTGCGTGCGCGGACCTCCGACGACGCGGCCGTGCTAGAGGTTGAGGACACAGGCATTGGCATGAATCCCGATCAGGTACCTACGCTCTTCGAACCATTCCGGCAGGCGTCCGAGGGCACCAGCCGGGAGTACGAGGGGACCGGCCTGGGCCTATCGGTGACGAAACGGATTGTCGACCAGATGAACGGCGACATTGCTGTGGATACGGCCGTGGGCGAGGGCACCTGCTTCACCATCCGTCTCCCGAACCTGGGTGCCCCCCCCGCCCCACGGGAGGCCGACGTCGCCAACTAG